In Mytilus galloprovincialis chromosome 1, xbMytGall1.hap1.1, whole genome shotgun sequence, the following are encoded in one genomic region:
- the LOC143060819 gene encoding uncharacterized protein LOC143060819: MHPGMNLRSSFITRESYIDGMISAHFAVMLIVYFRDNFPYLECRLDLTGSDCCEIFFSRHGQWVGNRHNFNFGDMHRNVSHMIRLEQIQCDPDGRKFARNHIKQENVWHKQYDMANIQKVDLTNYPPPGDEVKAWKEGIEMAQQLARDLGMLPNFFHGGNDGPDDPDNDWFYRPFKDPSDLMEKMMIEEDLCKDVCEEPVDEKDDDSANHKNGKGNDADSDALRSMFDDLLEECELEDGNRETESSSNSPPKKKVSATVDVPNYGKQYKSTLVTLFNEHGPKLSYDRLVRVRQRQEAPNDENNPETGIMLYEDYAYLDEERESAGFSE, from the exons ATGCATCCTGGCATGAACTTAAGATCCAGCTTTATTACCCGTGAGAGCTACATTGATGGTATGATATCAGCACATTTTGCAGTCATGTTGATAGTTTATTTTAGGGACAACTTTCCTTATTTAGAATGCCGGCTCGATTTAACTGGATCTGACTGCTGTGAAATATTTTTTAGTCGCCATGGACAGTGGGTTGGCAATCgacacaattttaattttggGGACATGCATAGAAACGTTTCACACATGATTAGACTTGAACAAATCCAGTGTGATCCAGATGGTCGAAAATTTGCAAGAAATCATATTAAACAAGAAAATGTTTGGCATAAACAATATGACATGGCTAACATCCAGAAAGTAGACTTAACAAATTATCCACCACCAGGAGATGAAGTAAAAGCATGGAAGGAAGGAATTGAAATGGCACAGCAGCTTGCAAGGGATCTAGGTATGCTACCAAATTTCTTCCATGGTGGAAACGATGGTCCTGATGATCCTGACAATGACTGGTTCTATCGTCCATTCAAAGATCCAAGTGATTTGATGGAGAAAATGATGATTGAGGAAGATCTTTGCAAGGATGTATGTGAAGAGCCAGTAGATGAGAAAGATGATGACAGTGCTAATCACAAGAATGGTAAAG gaaACGATGCTGACAGTGACGCTTTACGCTCTATGTTTGATGACCTACTTGAAGAGTGTGAACTTGAAGATGGGAATAGAGAAACTGAGTCTTCGTCCAACTCTCCACCAAAAAA GAAAGTTTCAGCAACAGTGGATGTTCCTAACTACGGCAAGCAATACAAATCAACTTTAGTCACTCTGTTTAATGAACATGGGCCTAAGTTGTCATATGACAG GCTTGTAAGAGTGAGACAACGTCAAGAAGCGCCAAATGATGAAAACAATCCAGAAACTGGAATAATGCTATATGAAGACTATGCATATTTAGATGAAGAAAGGGAGTCGGCAGGATTCAGCGAATGA